ATGCCCAGCCGAAGCCAAAAGGATAGAAGAAATAGGATCACCTTGTCGTAGGTCCCTACTATTGACAAAGTATTTACTAACCGAACCATTAATAGCCATAGCCGTGTGTCCCTCAGACACCAGCTGCATCAGTCTGTGCACGAAACCAGATTCAAACCCCTTGACATGTAACACTTGTTGCAAGAAATCCCAGCTTACCGAATCATAAGCCTTTTCAAAATCTAGTTTGAGAATAATAGCCCTAGAGCAACGCTGAGGTCATGCACAATCTCGTGCAAACAAAGAACACCCTCCAAGATATGTCTCGCTTTGATGAAGGCTGACTGAGTAGTACCTGATACTAGAAAACTTTAAACCGACTCATATTATGATTTCCTATCTCTACTCTAACACGTATCTCTACTCTAACATGTTTGGATTACTCTAACACTGAACACCCAAGTATCAGTGGCTAGCTGAGGCAAAGACTTCTATTTCTGGAGGAACTTCTGCTTTCCACGTGAGATGAGGTTCCACAGACTCCTAGTGCGGGAGTCAGGCTCTTGGTCGTGGACGGGGATGTCCACCTTCtctgtggcatccaccataattaTCTGCGCGAGGTACTTCATCTTGCGCAGCGCCGTCACGACCACCACCACGTCCACGTTTCCCACCACCGTCAGCGTGCTCTCGCTGCTGTCGAATGTCAATGACTGGATCCCTGATATGGTTAAACAGCATCGGTCGAGACAGAGGACACATGAATGACAAGGCGTGAGGAAATCATGGCTATAGTAGAGAGAAAGACTGTACCTTTGACCTTTGACATAGCTCGCAAGATGAGTGATTTGCTGTTACTGTAGTTCATCGGCACCTTAAGCACTATCTGGTTGAGAAAAATAATGACTAACCAATAAATTTCATATATACACAAGAATACATAAATTAGGATACTTGAAGATTAATTTGTATGCATGGTATACCATCCTTGCTGAAACATACTTGCCTCAAAGATTAATTTGTAAAAAAGAGTGCAACTTCAGAAGAAAAAAGTAATGCAATTTCTGTTCTTGCAAACATATTTGCTATTATTCAGTTACCAGAATTTTTAGGggtttatttgttttcttgccACCATCCTATTTTCAACTACTATAATTACACACACTAGACACTAGTAAGTTACAGATGGGTTGCTACGGAATGTCAGAATAGTATGTTGTCATGGTAGACACGCTGATTCACAAGTATTTAAACTGCTTTGATTACTATGGCTAGGGACATTCTCTATCCTTTTATCATCCTCTTTGCTAGTTTGATATTTGGTATTTTCGAAAAATGTTTGTGATGGCCGCTAAAATTAGTGTTTGGTATTATATTTGTCGAATACCCATTCTAGTGGCATCTTTGCCACACCGTGATAATCTTTTGTTCTCAAATTTCCTTGAGCACATAGATATAAGTGCATGCGCATCAAGTTTGACTCTTTGATGTTGAGGCTAACCCGTTGCCCATTATTTCTCTCGGTTCGACATAAGTTTAGTCTAATACTCCCATTGAGAGACTGCACATCCCAGGTTATCGGCCGGCAGGTCAGCGAGACGGTGGAAGCGGCGGCGCTGTTGCCGGAGGTGAGGAGGAACAGAGGTCGGGTGAGGGAAAGACTTGGATTGAGCAGATAACGACACTGGGGGTTGGAAAGTTAGGGTTAACAGTGGAGAAGAGAGGAGGATCATGGGCTGCTAGACGAAGATCTAATGGCTACAAAATTTGACTGGGATTTCTGAAACATTTCAGTAAATTGACTATTACACGTCCTGCTTAAGAATCTATAAACTTTATTAGTACATGTATTTTGTAAAAAGACTTGTTTATGTGAAACATAGTTATGTAAGATGTAAATCCAACATCCTACAGTATTTGCCAGCAATTTAAACAGAAGCAGTTATTGGACAGTGTAAGCTTTTTCAGAAGCCTTTCTCTGTTGACTAGCTTTGAGAATTAATTACTAATTCCAATCTTAAAAACAAGACGTTTTAGACACATCATATCGGAAATGCATCGGCCATTAATTTCTACTATAATATAATTATATAATCTAATAAATTGTTATTTGAAAGTATATTTAAAACAAATCTGTACATATGGATTTTACACATGAAGAAAAATATTTAGAAATGTCAGTAGTCGATTTTTTTTATCAAAACCATGCTCAGAATGTCATTTTTTGGATTGGGGGAATAGTTGGCAGACCATTAAGATTTTACCGCTTGTTTGAGGGAGCTCCTAACTTACCCTAACGCCCGTCGGTTGTAGCACCATTGGTGCATTTGGCACTGGTGACGCTTGTAATTCCTCTCCTGATGGTTGCAATGTTGCTTTGGAAGTAAAAATCATCTGCATATAAGCCATCACCTTAGACAGATCACTTATTTTGCAGCAAAAATGTGAATAATGAAACAGGTTCTCAGGTCAAATTAAATTAGGGATCAGGAGTAAGTATATATAATATGTCATATTGCCATGGCACCAATGTACATATATACCTGCTCTGAGGATGAATCACATACGTCACTTTTGACTGGCAGTTCTGTTTCCTCTTTATCAAGCCAATCAATGATATCACGTGTAATGGGTCTGTTCCTCGGGTCATGGTCCATGCATCTTACCCCTATATCAATGCATACTTTTATTTGCCGGTAAGATGCTTCGAATGTGTACCCCTTAGTTGCGTCCAGTTCCAACTTACTCCTCCAACTTTCAACTATCTATGAATTTGAAAATTATGGTTTGAATTAGGGATCAGGGGCATATGTGTTATCATAAATCACATATATTCAACTGAATATGCAAATTGTGACTATTCAGATATCAATATAAGTTGTAAAACTAGAGAAACTGCATAAGGTTTGTTCTAGCCAAGACTAGGAGAAAGAAACAGAAGGAAATTTCTGCATGGACAGTAGATTCCTGCCATGAATTCTTTTGGTTTTGACGAGCAGTGGATTTTGTTTTCCTTTGTAGGTTTTTCCATGTTCCTCTTAAAAATGTGCCAGCTTTGTGCATATTATCTCTTATCTACTTGAAAAGGCAACACAACTGCCAGTTTCTCAGAAGGGGAAAAATACCCATTGTTTTCATTGAAATTCCTTTATCTCTTATTTTCATCGCCATTCTGAATTCTATATAAATTCTAGTGTTCCATGTATGTTTGCTACCATGATAATATGCAAAACTGTAATGTGAGATGACCATTTTGAAAATGTTTCCTTTATACATACGTGCTTAAATAAAACTAGTCTTACACTCGCTATGTTTGAGTAGTTCTCATTGTTTTGTCCAGTTACTATCTGCATGATTATAACTCCTAAACAGTATATGTCAGATTTAAGTGTGAtttctccaccagccaaatattccGGCGTTGTCATGTATGCCCTGCATGAATAAATAATTATCAGACACAAAGGTATTTCAATCCTATCATTGTCTCACAGAACAATGGAGTTTTAGCATAGACTCGGCTTACAGCGCTCCATCGATGTCTTTAAGGATAGTTCGTCCTATCTCTTCACTAAAGACTCTTGAAAAACCATACTCCAATATTTTGGGCACCATTTTCTCATCAAACAGTACATTTTCTGGTTTGAGATCCATATGAGAAATACAATTTTTGTGAAGATAATCCAAGCCTTGACAAATTCCTTTAATTGTTTGATAGCATGTGTGCCAGTCAAATCCACCAGATCCATCTAGATTAGTGAATATACTGTCAGAAATGTGAAATATAAAATtaataaaagtatgatgcaaaaaaAGGTAAAGGGATCAACTGGATCGTGTCACCCCACATACCAGTAAGATGCATCTGAAGATTTCCGTTACGTAGATATTCGAAGCAGAGCAATCTCTCTCGCTTCATAATAGCAATGATTTTGTCGCCTTCCCTTATCACCTTCCATTGTATGTCAGCACAATAACCTAGAAACCGTGCTATGTTCTTGTGCTTAACACTAGTCAGGGAATTAGCTGCGTCAAGAAATAGTAAGTCACCAATTTCAGGTGCAATTCTGAGCCTCTTCACAACAACAGTACCCCCATTTGAAAGATTTCCCTGTTTAATTTCCCTTGTTAGGATGAACTAGCTTGAGCATTTACGGGTTTTAGTGTTCACAACATTCAAGTTAAGTATAGCTGAGATTGGATGTTTGTTCAATTAAGTAGGCATACCTTGTAAACCACTCCTAACCGACTTCTAGAAATCTCATGGTCTTCAGAGAATTTATTGGTGATCTCTGCTAAGAGTGATAACTCAAGACATGTAGGCTCAACACTTCCATTATGCAGCATGCTCTCCAGGACATTATGTTTATTAGCTTCATCTGGAATACTATGAAACAATACTTTGATCTGCAAAGGTGTGCAGCCATGTGAAACAATACTTTTTGTAATACAAATCAGTGTTATGATGTCATTGTTAACCTTTGTCAAATTGTATTTACGCGCGCCTAGAAAATTTTCTTAATATACTTGCCTCAGATTTGGTCTTTTCTGGTCCCATATTTTCATAAGTATCTGTCAATTCTGCATGATGTCCATCATAGGCCTCCTCTCGGCGGGGACTCATCTGCAATTAAGGGTGTGCTGGTTCAGTTTCTTCCCTGATAATGGGAAGTTTATTAATCTCTTTTTTTAAGGAAATGCCAGTTCAATTAACTAGGAGTAGCATGTTGTTTTGAATTGACAATCAGGAAAAAAACTGAATCAACAGCGTGTATTTTTATGTTGTTGGATTACACTAATTAGATCACAGATATTATTTTTCGAGGACCCAACAGGAGCATGACATTAAGTACGACGAAAAAGGAAATGCTATAcaagccggccatgaagatggtCAACCAAAGCCGCCCAAAAAACAAGCCATGAGGACCACTAACACAAGTTTAAAAAGTCAGCTGCAAGCACAGGTTTTTGTGGTGCTTGGTAAATACCATGGTAATCTGTTTACAGAGGATTTAGTTTACTGCACTTCCAAATTAGGCCTGAGAAGACTCACCTCGGACCTCTTATCTCCTTCCTGTGGAGCATCCGAAGCTTCACCTGCCTATTGAGACCAATCACACCTCAGCACATACACCAGTTCATGCCAATATAATTGAAAATGGAGGTGTAGAAAATTTCTTAAAAATTGGGAGCATGTTTTGTGATGTGAGTGAACATACCTGCACTACTGCTGAAATCCTGCTCACACTAGTTTTGATGGATACATCGATAATACTCACTTCATCAAGCCTATCGATCATATACTTCGTAGCTGGTCTATTACCTGGGTTAGGTTCAACGCATTGTATCCCTAACTCGATGCATACACGTACTTGTTCCAACATCCTGTCTTCCCGTGATTTCGGCAGCCTTGTCCTCCAAGTTTCAAGTATCTGTGAGATTACGACTGAGTTAAGAGTTGTGAAAACGATCAACATCCTTAAAGAAATATATACAATCTATATGAATTTCATATGTCATGTTAGAGTGTAGTAAAACATCAATTTAGGTAACAGACTAACAACGAAAATCTCAAAATTTAACCATGGATTCGAGTCAAATATAACATCATGTACATTGCATTcctcatgtttttcaaaacatgtAGAAATACAAGATAAATATTCCTTGAATATAGTCCATTATATGCCTATAATTGTTTGCATGCCTTTTAATCCATGTTTTTTAATGTATTTCTTTTTAGTAGTACGTACTACATTCATCTTTTTCCACCTAAAATGTTACTGCTACCTACACATTCTGAAGATAGTGTTGTTTGATTCTCATATCTTCAAAAGCTTAATTGCTTCAACTTACTTTCTCTTTGAAGCACTGGAAAGGTGCGCTGGTACTTTGGGAACTATTGTCCCTGCTGAAGTGTTGGAGATCTGGAAATGCACTCAGGGGATAGTTTCTAGAACCAGTGAGCATCTCGATAATTATTACACCCAAACTGTATATATCTGCCTTGATGGAGACTACACCTTGGAGTATGTATTCTGGTGCCATATATCCACTGCAGCATGATTTGAAAATTTGAGGCACTGCAAGAAGGATTATAAGATGCAATAAAAAGAAGGTATAGCTTACTGTGTTCCTGGACGATTCACAGTGATGATTCGGGATTGCTTGTCACCAAAGATCCTTGACAGACCAAAATCGGCAATTTTTGGTACCATAGTAGCATCCATCAATATATTTTCAGGTTTCAGATCCAGATGAACAATATGGCATTTCTCGTGAAGGTAATGCAAACCAGCACAAATTCCCCTAACTATTTCATATCGCGTGTTCCACTCGAGGCCCGAAGATTCATCTGTTACATTGataaagagaagaaagagaaacgaTTTTAAACCATTTCAATGATTACACGTGTGGTACCCTAACAACCGAGTCATGATCTCATAAAGTAACACTGCAGGGAGGAATAAAGATAAAAGGAAACGAACAATGTAGAGTTTTTCCTTATCATACCGGAGATATACTTGTCAAGGCTTTTGTTACATATGTGCTCAAAGCAGAGTAATCTTTCTCGTGTTTCAGCAAAAATATAATTCCCACTTCCTCGCAGGTCTATGGCTTCCCAACTTGATTTTGCACAGTAACCAACAAACCGCACCACATTTTTGTGCTTGATCCCCATGAGAGAACGGACTTCCTTCTGGAATATCTCATCTTCCAGCCTGTGTAAGTCAAAAAGCTTCTTCACAGCAATAATTTGCCCACTCAGAAGAACTCCCTGTGATACAAGCCAGATCTCTCTTGATATAATGCATTATTACTAACAAACATTTGATAAGTGGATCAGGCGGGATTGAAGTGCATACGAACCTTGTAAACCACTCCATATCCACCTCTGCCAAGTTCCCGCTCAACCGAAAAATCACATGTGATGGCTTTCAAAAATTCAAATGGCAGAAAAATTGGAGTTGCAGTTGGATCCTGCAGCTTCTCCTCCCATGTATCAATTGAACCAGACATTTTCAGCAGCAGATCTCCCTGGGTTTCCATCTATATGTGCAGCTACTTTGTTTCCAAGTCTAAAaatccagcccccccccccccccccccccccccccgcgcttcaCGATAATccaaagaaagaagaaaaatctTTGAAATGTCGGAGCTGGGGGTTTAATCCTGTGTGCAGCACACAGCCCAACGCGATGATAAAATATCGGTCGTAAAGGTAGCTAGGGAAGCAAATACCCGAGAAGAAGGTAGTAATACGAACCTGCTTAGCTGAAGCCCTGTGGTTTCCGTGCTCCAGAGGGTAGTTTAGCTCCCAGATGCAAAGGTGTAGATCGGCTTATTTGGAGCCGAGATGTGGTTGAGCACGGAGACGAAGAAGCAGGTTGATAAACGCAACCAGTGGGTTGGTGGGGGCTGGGGTATGTTAGTGAGGGGTGGGTGGTCAAGAGGCACCGCAAATCGATTATCTTCCAGACTTTCCACACGCGGAATCGCACCAGGGTTGAGGAGGGGGCTCACCTGTTATAAAAAAttcaaattaaattaaattaacagGAGCTTTAGACAGGGGGCGTGTTTAGGGGACGGAGCaaacaaactactccctccgtcccataatgtaagacattttttgacactacactagagtcaaaaaaacgtcttacattatgggacagagggagtagaagaaTATTCCACACTCACAGTCGCATCAGCCGATGCGGGAGGAAGTAGCAAAATCCAGAGGTTGACGTGCTCACGATGGAGCTCGGCGATCTGACGCAACGCAACGGAAGGCGAACGCCGTCAAGGCCACTTTGTTTCGGGCCTTGCCATGCTAGACCACCCAAAGCACTGCGAGGAGGTTCCAAATCTCGACGTCCTTCCTAGCAGCAGCCAGCAGGTTCTTCGAAGCTCGAAGCTGGCCTGCGTAGGCCTGATGCCATCCTCCAGCATGCGCACGAACACCTACAGAGCTTCGCTGGGACGCCCAGTCGCTCGGTCTTGACGTGCCGACCGAACAGAGTGTTCCCGGGGACGACGTTCTTTTCAGGCATTGCGTCGAACAGCCTGCTGGCGACGACGACGCCGCCTTAGAGGTACTGCGCACAGGAGGCAGAGCGACGAGTGGGGGAAGAAGGCGGTACCGGGGAGCGAACGGGCGCGGCGAAGTTGGTGCGCGTGGACTGGCATCCCGAGGCGCAGCGCGGGATCCGGGAAGCGCGCCGTCGACGTCGATGCCATATGTGTGCCGTTTCCAGCACCCCGTCCACCGTCTTCGCTCTATTGGGCACGACCCTCGTTTCTTCGCTTTCTTTGAGGAAGCGGAGAGCGGGTAAACTTGTGTTAGAACGGTCACTTTGATTCTTATATATTTGTACAAGTATTTTTTTCataacggaggcaaaagatttgtctCTGTTTACAAATAAGGGATAATACAGTTCTGCAAGTACCCAGGGATACGGCATCCGATTATTCTCGCGTTACAATATGCCCTAGATTCCTAGCACCCGCAGTAACCCAAAGCTTAGCCTCATCAACAACAACCTTTAAAAGAATTGGCAGCGTCGCACTCTTGTGGCGGAAAACACAAGAGTTTCTTTTGTTCCAAATTGTCGAAGAGACGAGCATGATGAGGGAGGCATCACACATCTACTAGGGTTCGACATGTCGGTTCGCTTCTCCCGCCAATCTTTGACGGATTCCTCTAAGTGTCACGTGGAGGTGTCCATGTGGGCAAGATCAAACTTTTCGATGACCGAACTCCAAATCCTAATGGTGTAACGACACTTGAAGAATAGGTGGGCGCCTGTTTCTTGTTCCTTTTTGCAAAGAGAGCAAACCCCACAATTGGCCCAGCCACGTTTCTTCAACCGATCGGTGATCCAAATACGATCTTGCAAAGCCAGCTAAGAGAAGTATTTAACCTTTGGAGGGGCCATGCTTTCCAAACCATGGAGTCCATGGGTGAAAGCGTCAAGCCAATAAATTGCGCCTTGAACGTGGTGGCCGTTGAGTAGATCTCATCCGTGGAGTGCTTCCAAACAACGTCATCTTCGGTGTCCTTGACAAGGTGGAAATCACGCATAAGCATCCAAAGGGTGAAGAATTCCTGAATGTAGTCTCCAGAGATGACGATGTTGCGGTTGAGCTTGAGCATCCAAGCATTCTCATTTAGAGCCTCACACACTTCCCAACTCTTCCTCCTTGATGCCTCAAAAATGAGAAGAGCAATATCCTTGGGTTTGTGGCCGAGCAGCCAAGGGAAGTCCCAAAAAGGCGTCCTGGCACCATTGCCAACAGTGATAGTTGTGGAGGCATAGAAAAAATTAAGGTCCTCTTCACATTGTTTACCCAATCCCATCCAAAGCTTGTGGGCATCCTTCCGTTCCTAACAGGCCATCTCAGCCGGAGAGCATGAGCAAACTTGTCGGTGTCTAGGACCCTGAGCCCCCCTACTCCGAGGGGCGACAAACCACCTCCCAATTAACCTTGCATTTAGCTTCGGACATCTTGTCCTTACTGGACCAAAGTAAAGTCGTCTCGATCTTGTTGAGGTTGTTAAGAGATCCTTGCGGTACAATTAGGGGCGTGATGGAGTAGACCGTTTGAGAGGTAATGACCGATTTGATGAGGGTTGTGCGCCCAATGGTGGTGATGTGCTGCCTCTCCCAAGTTACCAACTTCCCGGCCGCTTTATCTTCCAGATATTGGAAGTCAACCTTCCCCAGTTGCCAAATCAAAAGAGGGAGGCCCATTTCACATGGAAGGAAGCTCTGGTTGTCGCGATGTTGCATAGGATATACCCCAAATCAAGTTGATTGCATTGAATGGGCATGacacacttttatggaaattagtGCAAAGGCCGGTCACGTCACTGAAACCCCTTAAGATGGTCAAGAGGTTGTCAATGCCCCCCTTGATTGGAGCCATAAAAACGGTTGCGTCGTCC
Above is a window of Triticum aestivum cultivar Chinese Spring chromosome 6B, IWGSC CS RefSeq v2.1, whole genome shotgun sequence DNA encoding:
- the LOC123139278 gene encoding uncharacterized protein isoform X1, whose amino-acid sequence is METQGDLLLKMSGSIDTWEEKLQDPTATPIFLPFEFLKAITCDFSVERELGRGGYGVVYKGVLLSGQIIAVKKLFDLHRLEDEIFQKEVRSLMGIKHKNVVRFVGYCAKSSWEAIDLRGSGNYIFAETRERLLCFEHICNKSLDKYISDESSGLEWNTRYEIVRGICAGLHYLHEKCHIVHLDLKPENILMDATMVPKIADFGLSRIFGDKQSRIITVNRPGTHGYMAPEYILQGVVSIKADIYSLGVIIIEMLTGSRNYPLSAFPDLQHFSRDNSSQSTSAPFQCFKEKILETWRTRLPKSREDRMLEQVRVCIELGIQCVEPNPGNRPATKYMIDRLDEVSIIDVSIKTSVSRISAVVQAGEASDAPQEGDKRSEMSPRREEAYDGHHAELTDTYENMGPEKTKSEIKVLFHSIPDEANKHNVLESMLHNGSVEPTCLELSLLAEITNKFSEDHEISRSRLGVVYKGNLSNGGTVVVKRLRIAPEIGDLLFLDAANSLTSVKHKNIARFLGYCADIQWKVIREGDKIIAIMKRERLLCFEYLRNGNLQMHLTDGSGGFDWHTCYQTIKGICQGLDYLHKNCISHMDLKPENVLFDEKMVPKILEYGFSRVFSEEIGRTILKDIDGALAYMTTPEYLAGGEITLKSDIYCLGVIIMQIVTGQNNENYSNIASIVESWRSKLELDATKGYTFEASYRQIKVCIDIGVRCMDHDPRNRPITRDIIDWLDKEETELPVKSDVCDSSSEQMIFTSKATLQPSGEELQASPVPNAPMVLQPTGVRIVLKVPMNYSNSKSLILRAMSKVKGIQSLTFDSSESTLTVVGNVDVVVVVTALRKMKYLAQIIMVDATEKVDIPVHDQEPDSRTRSLWNLISRGKQKFLQK
- the LOC123139278 gene encoding serine/threonine-protein kinase PBL27 isoform X2, yielding METQGDLLLKMSGSIDTWEEKLQDPTATPIFLPFEFLKAITCDFSVERELGRGGYGVVYKGVLLSGQIIAVKKLFDLHRLEDEIFQKEVRSLMGIKHKNVVRFVGYCAKSSWEAIDLRGSGNYIFAETRERLLCFEHICNKSLDKYISDESSGLEWNTRYEIVRGICAGLHYLHEKCHIVHLDLKPENILMDATMVPKIADFGLSRIFGDKQSRIITVNRPGTHGYMAPEYILQGVVSIKADIYSLGVIIIEMLTGSRNYPLSAFPDLQHFSRDNSSQSTSAPFQCFKEKILETWRTRLPKSREDRMLEQVRVCIELGIQCVEPNPGNRPATKYMIDRLDEVSIIDVSIKTSVSRISAVVQAGEASDAPQEGDKRSEMSPRREEAYDGHHAELTDTYENMGPEKTKSEIKVLFHSIPDEANKHNVLESMLHNGSVEPTCLELSLLAEITNKFSEDHEISRSRLGVVYKGNLSNGGTVVVKRLRIAPEIGDLLFLDAANSLTSVKHKNIARFLGYCADIQWKVIREGDKIIAIMKRERLLCFEYLRNGNLQMHLTDGSGGFDWHTCYQTIKGICQGLDYLHKNCISHMDLKPENVLFDEKMVPKILEYGFSRVFSEEIGRTILKDIDGALAYMTTPEYLAGGEITLKSDIYCLGVIIMQIVTGQNNENYSNIASIVESWRSKLELDATKGYTFEASYRQIKVCIDIGVRCMDHDPRNRPITRDIIDWLDKEETELPVKSDVCDSSSEQMIFTSKATLQPSGEELQASPVPNAPMVLQPTGVRIVLKVPMNYSNSKSLILRAMSKVKVIDIRQQREHADGGGKRGRGGGRDGAAQDEVPRADNYGGCHREGGHPRPRPRA